GGGCACAGGGGGGACCTTCCGTCTTTCCCACCCTGCTGGACCTGCACCAGGTCAAGCCAGGGACTTGGGCCGAATACGGCCTCAGCGTGGGCGGAAACCAGATGAAGCAGCGGCTCGCCGTGGTGGCGCGTGATGAAAAGACCACCACGCTCGAGATGACGGTGGAGGGGGGCCCCATGGCGGCCATGGGGCGCATGATCCTGCAGCTCGCGCTGCCCCGCGACCCGAAGCTCGAGGGGCGCCCCTCGGCTGTAGTGGTACAGGTGGGAGCCAACGCGCCCATGCAAATGCCCACGAATCACCCGATGGCGCCGAAAGAGTCCTTCAAGCCCCTGGATCCGAAGACGCTCTCGACCAAGGCCGAAACCGTGAAGGTGCCAGGCGGCACCTTCAAAGCCCTCAAGCACGTGCAAACGCAAGGCGACCAAGAGGCCACCACGTGGCTCTCCGAGAAAGCGGCGCCGCTCGGTCTCGTCAAGATGGAAAGCAAGACCCAGATGGGCCCCGCTACGGTGGAATTGCTCAAGCAGGGCCATGACGCCAAGTCGTCGCTGAGCGGCAAGCCCCTGCCCTTCGACCAGAACCAGTTCATGCAGCAGCTCATGTCGGGCATGTCAGGCAAGAAGAAATGAGCACACCGACGGCCAAAACCAGCGACGACGCCGTTCGGCTGGCCTACGACGACCAAGGAGAAGGCCCGGCGGTCCTTCTGCTGCATGCGTTTCCCTTCGATAGGCGCTTCTGGATAGCCATCACCCCGGCACTCGTGAAGGCGGGGTTTCGCGTGATCAGCCCCGACCTGCGGGGCTTCGGAGAGTCTCCACGGTTGACGGGGACCCACACCGTGGCGGATCACGCGCGGGACGTGGCGCGGTTCATCGAGACCCTGGGGATCGCCCCGGCGGCGGTGGTGGGCTTGTCCATGGGCGGTTACGTGGCGCTCGCGCTTGCGGCGAACCACCCTCGGCTCGTGTCTGCTTTGGTGCTCGCCGACACGAAGGCTGCGGCCGACTCGGATGCCGCCCGCCAAGGTCGAGACCAAGCGATCGAGTTGGTCAACGCTCGGGGCGTGGCGCCCTTCGCGGACGGCATGCTGACCCGGCTCGTGGCCCCCGAGACGCCGCCCGACGTCATGAGATCCATCCGCCGCCTCATGAACCAGCCTGCACAGACCGTCGTGGCCACGCTGGCGGCCCTGCGGGACCGCCCGGATCGACGCGTCGATCTGCCAGCTATCTTGGTGCCCACCCTGGTCATCGCGGGTGCGCTCGATACCCTTTCGACGCCGGAAGAGAACCGCTCGATGGCCGAAGCGCTTCCGAACACCGTCCTGCAGCAACTACCCGACGTGGGGCACCTGCCGAACCTCGAGCACCCCGCGTGCTTCGCGGCCGCTCTGGTGGCATTCCTCCAGCGCCGGTGAGGGCCGCCCCTCACGGCCGCCGGCCACAGGCGGTCGACGAAGTCACGGGCCATTTGCCATGCGCACCCGCGCGCTCTGGACTAAACTTCAAAGCGACATGTTCGGACTGCCGCTCGGCATTCTCTCCACCGTGG
The DNA window shown above is from Myxococcales bacterium and carries:
- a CDS encoding alpha/beta hydrolase, which produces MSTPTAKTSDDAVRLAYDDQGEGPAVLLLHAFPFDRRFWIAITPALVKAGFRVISPDLRGFGESPRLTGTHTVADHARDVARFIETLGIAPAAVVGLSMGGYVALALAANHPRLVSALVLADTKAAADSDAARQGRDQAIELVNARGVAPFADGMLTRLVAPETPPDVMRSIRRLMNQPAQTVVATLAALRDRPDRRVDLPAILVPTLVIAGALDTLSTPEENRSMAEALPNTVLQQLPDVGHLPNLEHPACFAAALVAFLQRR